In Osmerus eperlanus unplaced genomic scaffold, fOsmEpe2.1 SCAFFOLD_49, whole genome shotgun sequence, a single genomic region encodes these proteins:
- the LOC134015522 gene encoding butyrophilin subfamily 1 member A1-like: protein MIQRQDKLSRKVMLVLLYLLVLLIPGGSPAGESQLIGSPDPIVAVAGDYVILPCSLEPSIESLTVEWSRPDLKPASVHFYRDGRNLHSGKNPSYKYRTMLFEDELVRGNVSLKLFRVKLEDEGNYTCLVVKDGQVKKTVIQLSVVVISKPEVTIMGHSGTVVALQCVSGGWYPEPELEWRDSEGRLLPADVTHRHPDPGPHQRYTVTRNVTVQQTDTNRFTCRVHLQGLNQTRETEIHVPGDLWQLCPKPNIAVPVSVTTGVLCLVIVVICVAVYYFRSQIKHTAGSKRECVGLDDRDSGNGEHPP from the exons ATGATCCAGAGGCAGGACAAACTGTCTCGAAAAGT GATGCTGGTTCTACTGTATCTCCTGGTGCTCCTCATCCCTGGAGGCTCTCCTGCTG GAGAGTCTCAGCTGATTGGTTCACCTGACCCCATCGTTGCTGTAGCTGGTGATTATGTCATCCTGCCGTGTTCCCTGGAACCTTCCATCGAGTCCCTGACAGTGGAGTGGTCCAGACCTGACCTGAAACCTGCTTCTGTACATTTCTACCGAGATGGTCGTAACTTACATAGTGGGAAGAATCCGTCTTACAAATACAGGACCATGCTCTTTGAAGATGAACTGGTCAGGGGCAACGTCTCCCTGAAACTCTTCAGAGTGAagctggaggatgaggggaaCTACACCTGCCTTGTTGTTAAGGATGGGCAGGTTAAGAAGACTGTCATCCAGCTCAGTGTCG TGGTGATCTCTAAACCAGAGGTCACCATCATGGGACACAGCGGCACAGTGGTGgctctccagtgtgtgtctggaggctgGTACCCAGAACCTGAGCTGGAGTGGAGGGACAGTGAGGGACGCCTCCTCCCTGCtgatgtcacacacagacaccctgacCCCGGCCCTCACCAACGCTACACTGTGACAAGAAACGTGACTGtacagcagacagacaccaaCAGGTTCACCTGCAGGGTTCATCTGCAGGGACTCAACCagaccagggagacagagatccaTGTTCCTG GTGATTTATGGCAGCTGTGTCCAAAGCCTAATATAGCTGTTCCTGTCTCTGTTACTACGGGTGTCCTGTGTCTGGTCATTGTGGTCATCTGTGTAGCAGTATACTACTT
- the LOC134015525 gene encoding butyrophilin subfamily 1 member A1-like yields MMLVLLYLLVLLIPGGSPAGESHLIGSPDPIVAVKDDDVILPCFQEPPINAENLTIAWTRPDLNLNVHFYQDGRNLPDQINRSYKYRTMLFEDELVRGNVSLKLFYVRLEDEGSYTCKVVKDGKVNKTVIQLSVVVICKPEVSIQGHSGTGVALQCESGGWYPEPELEWRDSEGRLLPADVTQTHRHPDPGPHQRYTVTSNVTVQQTDTNRFTCRVHLQGLNQIMETEIHVPDHSFHPEEHERSQSKNEL; encoded by the exons ATGATGCTGGTTCTACTGTATCTCCTGGTGCTCCTCATCCCTGGAGGCTCTCCTGCTG GAGAGTCTCATCTGATTGGTTCACCTGACCCCATCGTTGCTGTAAaggatgatgatgtcatcctgccGTGTTTCCAGGAACCTCCCATCAATGCAGAGAACCTGACAATAGCATGGACCAGACCTGACCTGAACCTGAATGTACATTTCTATCAGGATGGTCGTAACTTACCAGACCAGATTAATCGGTCTTACAAATACAGGACCATGCTGTTTGAAGATGAACTGGTCAGGGGCAACGTCTCCCTGAAACTCTTCTATGTGAggctggaggatgaggggagctACACCTGCAAGGTTGTTAAGGACGGAAAGGTTAACAAGACTGTTATCCAGCTCAGTGTTG tGGTCATCTGTAAACCAGAGGTCTCCATCCAGGGACACAGCGGCACAGGGGTGGCTCTCCAGTGTGAGTCTGGAGGCTGGTACCCAGAACCTGAGCTGGAGTGGAGGGACAGTGAGGGACGCCTCCTCCCTGCtgatgtcacacagacacacagacacccagacccCGGCCCTCACCAACGCTACACTGTGACAAGCAACGTGACTGtacagcagacagacaccaaCAGGTTCACCTGCAGGGTTCATCTGCAGGGACTCAACCAGATCATGGAGACAGAGATCCATGTTCCTG ATCACAGTTTTCATCCTGAGGAACATGAACG ATCCCAGTCCAAAAATGAACTGTAG